The window GCAAGTGCTCTTCTCAATTTAGCTGATGAAACTCACAAGTCACAGAGCTGATAGGACCAGCTTGCCATATTGCTTATcccaagcttttttttttcagttatcTTTATCATTCTTTTATCCTCATCCTTACCTGTTAAGAAAAACCAGTAGCAGGCCATTTTAACTAAAGATTCTTCAACTTTTTCTGAATACAAATCTCTACATTAAACCATAGAAAGTTAGTGAAGGAATCTAAGGCTGCCTTTAAACGTTACACTGCTGATGAAGGATGACATGAATATTAGgtgtttttggaaaaagaagATTCACCGCATCATAGCCACATCAGCTCCATTTCCCACTGTCATGCTCAAATTCAACTCTgggattttcaatttttttactgTTGTGAAGCCTAGATGTCTGAAAGAGGGTGTTCAATATTATTTTGAGGATTAAAAGTCATGATCATGTTGATTGATCACTTCAGATTCACAGTAATCAGGGAACTATAACTGATTCAGGCAGGGCAATATAGAGCAAACTCCTTTGGAATTGCACTAGTTCAGCTCTATAGCCAGCTTTtatagcatgaaaaaaaaacttctaaaatAGCAATTACTCCAGAGTGACTCATGCTATATACTAGTGGAAAACATCGGTTAAAGAATGGCCTATGCAGAGCTAAGCACATCAGTGAAGCAGAGGGGAAGAAATGTATCAGTTTGAATCACTTTTTGAGTGGATTTAAAGCTTAAGAGATTGTCTGTTGAAGATAGTTGAAAGCTTTCTGATAATTTAAAAACCCTGTGAAACAGAAGCCAGAATTCTTTAACAGACACTCTTGGGGAAGAAGCCTTCAACAGCTTCTCGTCTTTTCCAACACTGAAAGTTTTCTTGAAAACACTCTTAACCCCTTCTATTTGAAGATTCCCATCCTCCAACCTCAACTTCCCCTTCACAGTTTTAGAGATCTTAGGCCCCAGTCTCACTGAAGTTTCACAAAattctgtttggttgttgagaaccCATAGGAGATGAAAGAAAATTCCATCATGTTATAACTATCTTTCCAGCCCTCATTCCAATGGTCTCAAggttttctataattttcctccatttttccaTAAACCAAACGGAAAATCTGGTTgtagaataaaagaaagaaagacttaTAATGCTCTCAAGCTCCAAGCACAAAAACTTTCACCATTTTCCCATATTTTCTAGTCCTATTATTCACAGAATCTACGTATCTACTGTTTGAAAAGAACGCCCTGAAACAAATTCAACTTCCCGAAAGAGGGAAGGAGTATCTGTCTTCTTTTGAGTGATCCATAATCTTTGATTCATTGGTTTAGAGTTCGATAGTTCTATCCTAACACTATATTTTACTCCCTTTTCTTATGCTGGCTATGTATGGATATGTCAATGAAGCACTTTGAGCCAGCATTTTTGCTTTGTGATcctagtaaaaaaaaaggaaagtgaaAAAGACATTTGCTAAGCAAATTTATCATTATATCACCTGAATTACAGGGTAAAAGATTAGATATTgtaatgatttttcaataaatgaTGATTGTCTGTCATACTGTCATCTATGGGAGATTACATCCAACTACCAAACCAGATCACTAATTTGTCCTAAATGGTTGAATGTTGAATGGGATTCTTGTATTCGCTGGAAGGACATCAGCAATTTCTGGGAATCACCTCAACTTGGTATGCTTTTATTGACCCAATTTCCATAAATTCAGACTCCTAAGAGAGTGTAAACGATAAAATTGGGGGAGTTTGATGTCATAGTTTAAGGGATTGGAGGTCCCATGACTCAAAATGGTGCTAACAGCTACCTTAGGCATTGGAAGTCATAGAATTTTCAGATATTATAGTTTAATGGACTTTGGAAACTCAATGTATCGTTTTACTGATGAAATTATAATTCAATGTGCTTAATCTGTTCATAAAAGTATGGAGCTGGTACAATGATAAGGTAGTTTAATTCACATAAAACTCAACAATATGTTTCCAAGACCAATGAATTCCATAGGCCTGTATGAGGGTATCAATTGGTGTCTCAAGTTTCTTAGAAATGGGATTGCCAAAAAGGAAGTGCAGAAGCTGGATAAAGTAAAGGCTTCCTCATCACAAGACAGCTTACCTGGTTTGATTCACCAGAGGTGGCCTAACTCAAGATCTTATAGAAGAAAGTAAGCCTATTTGTCCTAGTAAAAGCTTCTGCAAAAATACTTGAGGTTGGATATCACTCTGTATATGGTTTTGGAACTCAGAGATCCATTCAATTCCTGTACCTCAACAAAAGCTATTGTTAATCTGTTTCCTCAGGTATTATGTCTTCATACTACACCAGAACACATTTGACAAGAAGCAATGGAATGTGTCATACAGCATATAATACAACAGACACAACATAAAGAGCTGGGGTTTATGTGATAGCATAGCTACTATAATACTAAAACAATAGTCACTTTGGAAGAACTTGTTCCATGCACTGAATAGAAAATATGgttgaaaaattggaaatcaATTTCTCATTAGCaaaaaaattgtacaaagcCTCTGACTGTACAGATCCTTATCAGGTTCATGTAAATACATTTGTAGAAGTTGGGGGGAAGAAACTTTGAATCACTTCTCAACGCTTCACAGAGTGCCTGTTGGAGGTAGCTGAAAGCTTTCTGGTAATTCAAGAATCCCATAAACCAGAAGTCAAAGTTATCCACAGTAACGATTTCCATGTACTTCTGAGATGGATTTTTCACATTCTCGCTTTGGTTGGCTCTTTGTATCTTTCTCAGTGGGATAGAGACCtgcacaaaagaaaatgaatttactTAGATGTTAACAAACAAGGAGGGGAGATCAGTTGACCTAGAGAGATTTATGTGAGTAGTCCACCTTGTAATGGATCCTAATCAATTCACCATTTGGAGAAGAGAATTTGATTGATCTATCACTGCAAAAGGCAATCCTCTGAGAAGAGATAAAGAGGAGACCAGCTATAGGGCCTCCTGTTGTTGATAAGTAGCATTGGGAAGCCTTCAATAGCTTCTCTCCTTCTCCAACACCAAAAATTTGCTTGAAAACTCTCTTCACTCCTCCAACTTGAAGAATCCTAGCCCCCAAGCTCAACTTTCCCTTCACCGTTTCAGAGAACTTAGGCCCTAATCTCACTGCAGTTTCACAAATGAATGTTAATGATTCTTAATCGTAACTGTAGCAAAAAAGTAACAGTTAGCAACTCACCATGCTCTCGGACTCCATCCACAAAATTGTCTGCCTTcttcctgttttttttttatcctgtAATTTGTGGAATCCCATTTTTCTGCAATTTCAAGACAAGCCCATTAGCAAAATGACTTCCATTTTAAAGTCTTCTATAACTAACAACTGATACGCAGAGTggaaagagatagagagaggATTTTACTTTGGATGATTGCCCCAGAGCCATTTGAAAGAGATGGCTTATCATATTGGCAGCTGACTGGGATTCCGATAACATGTTCTTGGAGTTGGCTCTTCATATTTCTGAAAGTGCTGCAATTCAGTCTGCAACAAGTGGTCTGGAATGCTCTACTTTCCAGAGATTGAAAAAACCCTTTGAGTTGATCAACCCTGTACAATGCAGGTGTATTTAAAGGGACAAAAATGGTGGGTGAATCTTCAACTTCTGGTTGATGACTCATCCGTTGCTCATAAACAAGAATAAAGGCACAGACCTGAGCTTcaggaaaaaataaattctaataaaaaatagtctGAGATGACGGGGTATGTTCGGTCTTTTTTGTAAGGCTATGCGAGGACCTATTCTTCTTTTGTTCAATTTTCCAAGAGATCAAAAGAAAGGTGTATCTGGTTAAATATGGTGGGACAtaataaaaagggaaatgagAAAAAGGGAAGATGactcag of the Vitis vinifera cultivar Pinot Noir 40024 chromosome 10, ASM3070453v1 genome contains:
- the LOC100263558 gene encoding GEM-like protein 4, which codes for MSEQAITNQLNTQATKIHKRRSNANQKNRKKADNFVDGVREHVRLGPKFSETVKGKLSLGARILQVGGVKRVFKQIFGVGEGEKLLKASQCYLSTTGGPIAGLLFISSQRIAFCSDRSIKFSSPNGELIRIHYKVSIPLRKIQRANQSENVKNPSQKYMEIVTVDNFDFWFMGFLNYQKAFSYLQQALCEALRSDSKFLPPNFYKCIYMNLIRICTVRGFVQFFC